A window of Castanea sativa cultivar Marrone di Chiusa Pesio chromosome 1, ASM4071231v1 contains these coding sequences:
- the LOC142630076 gene encoding GDSL esterase/lipase At5g41890 has protein sequence MKIFVIFVFISLHILPCLCFTSFVFGDSLVDAGNNDYLFTLSKADSPPYGIDFKPSGGKPTGRFTNGRTISDIVGQALGAKSFPPPYLAPNTQVDAIHRGINYASGASGILDETGSLFIERVPLREQVNYFEQSRNYMVNVMRENGTKELLKKAIFSLTTGSNDILNYVQPSIPFFEGDDKVSPSTFQDYMVFNLTTQLKRLHELGARKFIVVGVGPLGCIPFVRSLNLLASGKCSIKVNDLIQGYNKKLNKALDQLNQQLGPEAIFVYANSFDIVLRIILNYHQYGFENAIEPCCGGNFPPFVCFKGPNANTSALCDDRSKYVFWDAYHPTEAANIIIAKMLLDGDESVSFPINIRELYNYNS, from the exons ATGAAGATCTTcgttatttttgtgtttatctcCTTGCATATCTTGCcatgtctttgttttacttcaTTTGTGTTTGGAGATTCTCTGGTTGATGCTGGGAACAATGACTATCTTTTCACACTCTCAAAGGCAGATTCACCTCCTTATGGCATTGATTTCAAGCCCTCTGGTGGAAAACCCACAGGCAGATTCACCAATGGTCGAACTATATCAGACATTGTGG GTCAAGCCCTTGGAGCCAAGTCATTTCCTCCACCTTACTTAGCCCCAAACACTCAAGTTGATGCAATTCATAGAGGAATAAATTATGCTTCCGGAGCCTCAGGCATACTGGATGAAACAGGATCCTTGTTC ATAGAAAGAGTTCCGTTAAGGGAGCAAGTGAACTATTTTGAGCAAAGTAGAAATTACATGGTGAATGTGATGAGAGAGAATGGTACAAAGGAACTTTTAAAGAAGGCAATCTTCTCTCTAACCACTGGGTCCAATGACATATTGAATTATGTTCAGCCATCAATACCCTTTTTTGAAGGTGATGATAAGGTTTCTCCCTCTACTTTCCAAGATTATATGGTCTTCAACTTAACCACACAGCTTAAG CGATTACATGAATTGGGGGCTAGAAAGTTCATAGTGGTTGGGGTTGGACCACTAGGATGCATACCATTTGTTCGATCACTTAATTTACTAGCAAGTGGAAAATGCTCAATTAAAGTGAACGACTTGATCCAAGGCTACAATAAGAAACTGAACAAGGCACTGGATCAGTTAAATCAACAGTTGGGACCAGAAGCTATTTTTGTATATGCCAACTCCTTTGATATTGTCTTGAGGATCATACTAAACTATCATCAATATG GATTTGAGAATGCAATTGAACCATGTTGCGGAGGAAACTTTCCaccatttgtttgctttaagGGCCCTAATGCAAACACCTCTGCTCTGTGTGATGATCGATCAAAGTATGTGTTTTGGGATGCATATCACCCAACAGAAGCTGCCAATATCATCATTGCCAAAATGTTGCTAGACGGGGATGAAAGCGTTAGCTTTCCTATCAACATTCGTGAGCTTTAC